Part of the bacterium genome is shown below.
CAAACCGTAACCTGCGCTGACAAAGTAACGAATGTATCTTATCCGCGCGTATTCGATAGCCTGTTCATAGCGCTCCGGAGACAGCTTGTAGGAATCGACATCACGCTCTGTTTTTCCGTTGTGATCGGTTTGAGCAAAAACAGAAAAGGAAAAGCATAGAGATAACGCAATGACGCAAAAGTGCAAAGTTTTACGAACCGACATATTTTGCATACAGATCGCGGGCACGCGCAATATCGACCGTTCCTTTAATGATTGCGCGTCCATCGGGAAACAGCACGATTTCATTTTCCGGCAAAACCAGTTTCACAAGGAATGGATTCATGATGCATTCACCTGTCCTGCTCCAGCGGTCATGGATCTCTTGCAGATCCAAATGCGCCTTTTGCGCGGGCTTAATTTGCACAGCATCTCTACCGCAAAGAGAAGTGTCAAATCCCGAACTCTGCGCAAGAGATGGAAATTCGCGCAGACCGCACGTGGCGCAATTCGACCGTTTCGCTTTTTCGAGCGACACAGTCCGATACTCGTTATCCCATACATCCAACTGCAAAATCTCCGGGAGCTGTTCTGCCCCGGTCAAAATTTTGAAAGCGGCAGCAATCTGATAACCCACAACGGTTCCAACGGCCGGCCAGATAATGCCTGCGGTATCGCAGGTGGGCGCTGTTCCAGGTGGCGGCTCGTTTTCAAAAAGGCATCGTAAACAGGGAAAGGAATCCGGAATAAACGCGCACGCAACTCCGCTGGAGCTCACACAAGCGCCATAGATCCACGGAATTTGATTCTTCCACGCAAAATCATTGATCAGGTATCGCGTCGAAAAATTATCGGTGCCGTCCAGAATCAGATTTGCTCCAGAGAGCAAATCGATATTGTCCGGACTCAGATCGGAAACATCAGTTTTCACCAGCACATCCTGATTGATTCTTTGCAGCTGATTTCGCGCGGCCACCGCTTTGGGGACCAGGTTCTTTACATCCTCCTCCGTAAAAAGCGCCTGGCGTTGCAGATTCGAGTGTTCCACAAAGTCACGATCGATAATGTGAATGCTTCCGATCCCTGCCCTGCATAAAACTTCCGCTTGAAGCGAACCGAGCGCGCCACATCCAACGATGGTTACATTTGCAGCGCGCAACTTGCTCTGCCCTTCCTTGCCAATGCCGGGAAAAAGCTCCTGTCGGGAATAACGATTCATCTGCAGGCGAGACGCCCGCGGTACTTTGTTATCAGGCATATTCACGCTTTGCCAATCTTCGCGCGCCCAATTCCAACGGCAGCAATCCGACAACCAGTGTTAGCAAAATAGCCGCAAGAATATACAGCTCCGTGCGAATCTCACTTGTGCGGTTCATGATGTGGTACCAAACCGGCCGCACCTGAATCCCGAACATCAGCGACAAATAAACAAAACTCAGAAACATATAAAGAACACCACCCGGACCGACAGCGATCTGGGAAGGATTATCGCTTTTAAAATTTGGAATCAGCGCGCCGATGCCGATACCGAAACCAGTCAATGCAAAGGAGACAGCGAAAATATTCGCCATCGAAAGATACAAAAAAAAGTCCGGCACTTGAAGGATCCTGTTAGAAAAGTAAACGAGCATTTGCGAGAAGAAAAGGAAAGGAGGAAAAAAAATCAGATACTTGCACCATAACACGCTTCGAAACGAGACCGGAAGTGTTCGAACGATCCAGAAAGATCTGCCTTCCATGGAAACTGATGGGAACAAAAAACGCACGCTCAATGCAGAGAGGACAAATCCGGCGAGGCCGAGATTGATGAAAGACACGATCCACCGGACCATGGGAAGTTGAATAGCGAGATTTTTGATGTTCAGCAAATAAACAATTACAAGCGCGGCCAGCAACAGGAGCTGCGACCATTGAGTCGCATCGCGCAGAAATAATCGCAGGTCTTTTCGAATCAGTGCAAAGGACGGGTGGCCCGCCGGTTTTTGAGTCAGTCTTTTTGAAACAGGCCTCCCTCTGAGCGAACGGCTTTCCTGGGAAAAAATAAATGCTTTACTGTAGAAAGCTCTCAAAGAGAGCGCGAGAATCGACAGCGTCGCCACAGTAAAAACAAGCAAATAGATCACAGCCGATCCGCGTCCGTAAACGGCTGCGCTGCTGGTCCAGGCGCTCGGCAAATAGCTCATCGAAGGGATCGTAAGGTCTTTGATCAGCGTCACAAAATCGTCAGTTGTGGTTGGATTCAACAGACGCTCCGGTTTCATCATCCGGATGGAAATCATCAGCGCGCCCAGAAAGACACACGCAAACAAAGTGACCAGCTGATGAATTCTGCGAACAGGGAAAAACCGGATCAAAGCAACAACAGCCGCGCTACCAAGAGCAACGGGCGAAAGAGTAAAGAGCAAAAGCAGGACGGCAAACAACAGGTGTTGCTGCCAGCTCAAATGAAAGGAATTTGCGTAAGCAAGCAGAAAGCTGAACAGGAACAGAACAATCAAATAGCAACTCGTCCCCCAGTTCTCCATAAATTGCACAGCGAGAATTCTTTTTCTTGGAATCGGCAAAGTAAAAAGAAAAGGAAGCTTTTTAGATAGAAAAAAACAGGAAAGACCGTTGATCATGCTGCTCATAAAGATCATGGAATAGCTGATCAGGAAAATAAGGCCGAACAGGCGATCCAGTAAGAATTGAACGAAGAGCAAGGAGAATTCTTCGAGCGAGCTCATATATTGAAAAACTTTCCGGAAGCCGTAGAACTCAAGCGTCAGTAACGAAACCCCGAGCGCCACGATCCCGAAAATGGCTAGATATTTTCCCCATCGAAACGGCACCAGATAGTGGCGGGCTGACTTGTAGTATAGACCAAGCAAATTACCCAGCCCGAGAATTCCGGTCAACGAATTTCCTCAGTGGTGAGCCGGAGGAAAATATCTTCCAGTCTTGATTCCGGTAGTGATGCTTTTGCGCGGAGTCCGGCAATGTTGTCGCTCACGAGCAGCTGCCCTTCAAAAATAATCCCGATGTTATGACAGACCTGTTCGGCCAGTTCCAGGTTATGAGTGCTTATGAAGATAGCAACATTTTTCTTCGAAAGTTCCCGAAAAAGATCTTTAATGAGTCTGATCCCTTTTGGATCCAAACCCACCATCGGCTCGTCCACGACCAGAATTTCCGGGTTGTGAAGCAGAGCGCCGGCAAAAGCAAGGCGCTGTTTCATACCGTGAGAGTAACTTTCGACCAGCTCATCGGACCAATTGGTCAAATCAAAAACCGACAAATAGCGATCCACCTGGTCCGGCTCTCCATTGATGCTGAAAATTCCCCGAATGAACTCCATGTATTCGCGTCCGGTGAGTTTTTCGTACAGATAAGGACGGTCCGGGATGTATCCCATGATCCTCTTAATTTGCAGATCGTGGCGGCCATAGGACATTCCATGAATTGTCAATTTACCTTGCGTGGGATAGGCAAGACCGGTGATTATCCGGATCGTTGTTGTTTTGCCGGCGCCATTGGGCCCCACAAATCCAAAGATTTCCCCGCGTTGAATTGTGAGATTCAAATTTTTTACCGCTGGGAATTCTCCATATTTCTTGGAAACATTTTGCAGAACGATCGCGGGCTCACTCACAGCAATCTCTCTTCAGCAGCAAGACTCTTTGAAAACTCGTATAGATTCGGAAAACATTCCACCGGTTCAGTCCACTCCTCTTTCGTTTGAGGCCCATAGCCGGTAAGAACCAGCACCGTTCGCAGGCCTGCATTTTTTCCAAGCTCCAGATCGCATACCTTGTCCCCAATCAGAATGCTATGCTGCAAATCAATGTGGTGTTTTGCGACCGCTTGTTCCAGCATCCCCGCTTTCGGTTTCCGGCACTGACACTCAATATTATAAGGAGGAACGCGACCTTCGGGAAAATGCGGGCAATAGAAGATGTCATGTATTGTGGCATCTTCCTCTTTTGCCATGGTCTTGAGTTTCTGATGAATTTTGTTCAGGACCTTCGGACTGAGGAGGCCTCGCGCAACTGCGGATTGATTCGTGATCACAATGTTTAAATAGTCGAGGCTTGCAAACGTCTGGAGGGCTTCCGCGGCACGCGGTGTGAACCGCAAATCTTCGAGCATGCGGAGATATCCAACTTCTTGAATGAGTGTTCCGTCCCGGTCCAGGAAAATTGCTCTTTTCATGTGAGAGCCGGCTCCTCCGGCTGCGTTTTCCAACGCCGGTGCATCCAGAGCCAGCACTCCGGATGTGCTCGAACATTTGCTTCAATCACGCGAGTGCATTCTTGCGTGATGCGCCGAACGTCTTCCTGCCGGTCACCAAAAGTTGGAACTTCCACAGGAGCCCCGTAAACAAAGTGATAACGATTTCCTGGAAGAACATGACCGGAAACCGGAATCAACACAGCATCGGTTTTTAATTTCAAAAGAGCCACGGAAGGAGTTGTGGAAGCAGGCTTTCCAAAAAACTCAACGAAAACGCGATCATCGGTTCTGACGTTTTGATCCATCAATACGGCCAGTCCTCCACCTTCTCGCAGCGCTTTTAGCATTGGCCG
Proteins encoded:
- a CDS encoding ThiF family adenylyltransferase, with protein sequence MNRYSRQELFPGIGKEGQSKLRAANVTIVGCGALGSLQAEVLCRAGIGSIHIIDRDFVEHSNLQRQALFTEEDVKNLVPKAVAARNQLQRINQDVLVKTDVSDLSPDNIDLLSGANLILDGTDNFSTRYLINDFAWKNQIPWIYGACVSSSGVACAFIPDSFPCLRCLFENEPPPGTAPTCDTAGIIWPAVGTVVGYQIAAAFKILTGAEQLPEILQLDVWDNEYRTVSLEKAKRSNCATCGLREFPSLAQSSGFDTSLCGRDAVQIKPAQKAHLDLQEIHDRWSRTGECIMNPFLVKLVLPENEIVLFPDGRAIIKGTVDIARARDLYAKYVGS
- a CDS encoding ABC transporter ATP-binding protein, which translates into the protein MSEPAIVLQNVSKKYGEFPAVKNLNLTIQRGEIFGFVGPNGAGKTTTIRIITGLAYPTQGKLTIHGMSYGRHDLQIKRIMGYIPDRPYLYEKLTGREYMEFIRGIFSINGEPDQVDRYLSVFDLTNWSDELVESYSHGMKQRLAFAGALLHNPEILVVDEPMVGLDPKGIRLIKDLFRELSKKNVAIFISTHNLELAEQVCHNIGIIFEGQLLVSDNIAGLRAKASLPESRLEDIFLRLTTEEIR
- a CDS encoding HAD family hydrolase; amino-acid sequence: MKRAIFLDRDGTLIQEVGYLRMLEDLRFTPRAAEALQTFASLDYLNIVITNQSAVARGLLSPKVLNKIHQKLKTMAKEEDATIHDIFYCPHFPEGRVPPYNIECQCRKPKAGMLEQAVAKHHIDLQHSILIGDKVCDLELGKNAGLRTVLVLTGYGPQTKEEWTEPVECFPNLYEFSKSLAAEERLL